One window of the Bombyx mori chromosome 20, ASM3026992v2 genome contains the following:
- the LOC134200748 gene encoding uncharacterized protein LOC134200748, which produces MEKQPDEPEDFTNEPLPSMSVPMEVEDAVASTLATPFAQPIIFASKSKAQKQREYRQRIAASRTPEQAAAARKLKNERQRKNRLRQAANLARSTSATPFAEPITAAPKTRAQIQREYRQRTAASRTPAQAAAAREARNIRERNNRLYQAANFAIASGSLEATTTFFLNNINRWYHMKTLVLDKLKTLYAADDKSENVSAKDRMSQMDWFIFDFALVHEKIDLIGKDGMRCQTQDRQPLIDLFELVTKFDIEDRSGDSLAGAWTAATALYNSRGCQCSPMLLQKRWYQLKEMTRESLYEYWYASRENSPSSAESIQRPTKLQRAVARKYPSIITSAFPEWRELIENRLVIMSEDFEKENWMNNAEASIDTESQPDLEVIEPFIETIDVDQDLDSETRKLGRRSDENTETNGMIIEIKSEPRDFEDLAEPLQTIKIPLLLNTGKTEQLIENETYNTVSGEDVVKTDKNINITPTLDYLRETIENSNEGKAKLIEEIVPKIAGVYGNVHDCQESKDPRATKVCEGKPMIVEETKCYQDATNNVSNAEDIQEKVLQDTNIILKSEIEEHLQLNIFDNVIEFADNNVQSIGNDHVNTAHIIQTKNDLTVQSQLSCEHGNSTPTFESKCFKRLFDLKEDEMKMSKNNPHACNENDSLKQLNISEIETDVDKITNRNNFDISNTMNNTLFLESKTGAQSENRTDDSMKVKMSSHLFHKPRNRSYDPTQLCKNPDFNKKLKRLTDAFLSSPRNRVLLNACRPITVDVMKAIESKLFNGTVYLKDCDQLNSNVPDRGDVSDTATRVPSTIASRSSTNIRLVNPDHLMPLSKCYTSNLTQESCGDAMEINRKINQPDITEVPCSNQSWLTIEVPPLTVRTNNESIAATPELKSNLSCTVKETGISSKKKPREELSVVNDCFLTHDILNKILVKMDEDEHNSSRVTFGISSQILKPNTKHTMFKKNNSIPDVEIQPCRSAAQNTTKIVSAVELLSERNYSAANDSPITADNIVVDSESQIVKPVFAQELYQTDKHAIINKTSDVKTLVIEPIFNHVAEQSKQLMFMVSLASQQILDKRKEID; this is translated from the exons ATGGAAAAACAACCTGACGAACCAGAGGATTTCACAAATGAGCCACTACCTTCTATGAGTGTACCCATGGAGGTTGAAGATGCTGTAGCATCTACTTTAGCAACGCCATTCGCGCAGCCAATAATCTTTGCTTCAAAATCGAAAGCACAAAAACAACGTGAGTACAGACAGCGTATCGCAGCATCTAGAACTCCTGAACAGGCGGCTGCtgcaagaaaattaaaaaacgaAAGGCAACGCAAAAACAGATTACGCCAAGCTGCTAACTTGGCTCGATCTACCTCTGCGACGCCATTTGCAGAACCAATAACTGCTGCTCCAAAAACAAGGGCACAAATACAACGTGAGTACAGACAGCGGACTGCTGCATCCAGAACTCCTGCACAGGCAGCAGCTGCAAGAGAAGCACGTAATATAAGAGAGCGAAACAACAGATTATACCAAGCTGCTAACTTTGCTATTGCCAGTGGTTCTCTGGAAGCGACAACtacttttttcttaaataatattaacaggtGGTACCACATGAAAACTTTAGTACTGGACAAGCTGAAGACACTTTATGCGGCAGATGATAAAAGTGAAAATGTATCTGCTAAGGACCGAATGTCCCAGATGGATTGGTTTATATTTGACTTTGCTCTCGTCCATGAGAAAATAGATCTAATTGGAAAA GATGGTATGAGATGTCAAACTCAGGATCGTCAGCCGTTGATTGATCTCTTCGAGCTGGTTACGAAGTTTGACATAGAGGACAGGTCCGGAGACAGTCTGGCCGGCGCCTGGACTGCGGCCACCGCCCTCTACAACTCGAG GGGTTGTCAGTGCTCACCGATGCTACTGCAGAAGCGTTGGTATCAACTGAAGGAGATGACCAGGGAATCGCTATATGAGTACTGGTACGCCTCCCGCGAGAACTCTCCTTCGTCGGCCGAGTCTATACAAAGACCAACCAAATTACAGAGAGCTGTTGCCCGGAA ATACCCGTCAATAATAACGAGTGCGTTTCCGGAATGGCGAGAACTGATCGAGAACAGACTTGTAATAATGTCTGAAGACTTC GAAAAGGAGAATTGGATGAACAACGCGGAAGCTTCTATAGACACTG AATCTCAACCAGACTTAGAAGTCATTGAACCTTTCATAGAAACGATAGATGTGGACCAAGATTTGGACAGCGAAACAAGGAAGCTCGGGAGAAGAAGCGACGAGAACACAGAAACCAATGGaatgattattgaaataaaatccgAACCTAGAGATTTTGAAGATCTGGCTGAGCCATTACAAACTATCAAAATACCATTACTTTTAAACACCGGGAAAACAGAACAATTGATCGAAAATGAAACATACAATACTGTTTCTGGTGAAGATGTGGTGAAGACTgacaaaaatataaacattaccCCTACTCTTGATTACCTTCGCGAAACAATCGAAAATTCAAATGAAGGGAAAGCTAAACTAATTGAGGAAATAGTACCGAAAATTGCTGGTGTCTACGGCAACGTGCATGATTGTCAAGAAAGTAAAGATCCACGAGCTACAAAAGTATGTGAAGGTAAACCAATGATTGTAGAAGAAACTAAATGTTACCAAGATGCAACCAACAATGTGTCTAATGCAGAAGATATACAAGAAAAAGTGTTGCAAGacacaaatataatattaaagtctGAAATAGAAGAACACttgcaattaaatatttttgataacgTAATAGAATTTGCTGACAACAATGTCCAGTCTATTGGAAATGATCATGTAAATACAG CTCACATTATTCAGACCAAAAATGATTTGACTGTACAAAGTCAGTTAAGTTGTGAACATGGAAATAGTACACCAACTTTTGAATCGAAATGTTTCAAGCgtctctttgatctgaaagaagatgaaatgaaaatgtcaAAAAACAATCCGCACGCTTGTAACGAAAATGACAGTTTAAAACAACTGAACATTTCAGAAATAGAAACTGATGTTGATAAAATTACGAATCGAAATAATTTTGACATCAGTAATACAATGAACAACACTTTGTTCTTAGAAAGTAAAACTGGTGCACAAAGCGAAAATAGAACCGATGATAGTATGAAAGTGAAAATGTCTAGTCACTTGTTTCATAAACCCCGAAATCGTTCGTATGATCCTACACAGCTTTGCAAGAATCCGGACTTTAACAAGAAGTTGAAAAGATTAACGGATGCATTCTTAAGTTCGCCGCGTAACAGGGTACTGCTCAATGCTTGCAGGCCGATCACTGTTGATGTAATGAAGGCGATTGAATCCAAACTGTTCAACGGTACAGTGTACTTGAAGGACTGCGACCAACTGAACTCGAATGTTCCAGACCGCGGCGACGTTAGCGACACTGCGACGCGAGTTCCTTCAACAATCGCTTCCCGGAGCTCTACAAATATTCGTTTAGTCAATCCTGATCATTTAATGCCGCTATCGAAATGTTACACATCGAATTTAACACAAGAAAGTTGTGGTGATGCGATGGAGATAAACAGGAAGATCAATCAACCAGATATAACAGAAGTTCCTTGCTCAAATCAAAGTTGGCTGACAATTGAAGTACCTCCCCTGACCGTGCGAACTAATAATGAAAGTATAGCTGCAACTCCAGAACTCAAGTCAAACCTATCGTGTACAGTGAAAGAAACCGGTATTTCGTCCAAAAAGAAACCAAGAGAAGAACTTTCAGTTGTGAACGATTGTTTTCTTACCCACGACATCCTCAacaaaattttagtaaaaatgGATGAAGATGAACATAATTCTTCCAGAGTCACGTTTGGTATATCATCTCAGATACTAAAGCCAAACACAAAACATACCATGTTTAAGAAAAACAACAGTATTCCCGATGTTGAAATACAACCCTGCAGGTCTGCTGcacaaaatacaacaaaaattgTGTCAGCTGTCGAACTGTTGAGTGAGCGAAATTATTCCGCGGCGAATGACAGCCCTATCACGGCAGACAACATCGTAGTCGACAGTGAAAGTCAAATCGTTAAACCGGTATTCGCGCAGGAATTATACCAGACCGACAAACATGCAATTATAAATAAGACATCTGACGTAAAAACTCTAGTGATAGAGCCAATCTTCAACCATGTTGCCGAACAGTCTAAACAACTTATGTTTATGGTGTCACTTGCGTCTCAACAAATATTAGATAAACGGAAAGAAATAGATTAA
- the LOC101738078 gene encoding probable phenylalanine--tRNA ligase, mitochondrial → MTKLLFRTNRAIAIQVLSRYKSNAAPLTLTTVRIRDKDHITDEYTNVTPKILSYLGRNLHLQKGNPLSIVRQRIVEYFYRRFTHRGKPTFSVYDNLLPVVSTKQNFDDLLIPNDHPSRLKSDCYYINRDTLLRAHMTAHQTELLRSGLDNFLMIGDVYRRDEIDSTHFPIFHQVDAVRSQRKEELFCDKPDLEIFEPEFDSSNPNALKNSIMDPMKQSCHTLEATKLMESQLKNHLIGLCKALFGENIKHRWVEAYFPFTHPSWELEIYYENKWLEVLGCGIVRNEILANIGPNNSIAYAFGLGLERLAMAMYKIPDIRLMWSTDSGFLNQFQIENINANITYKPVSVYPQCTNDISFWLPETLTVDTFTNNDFYDLVRDVGGDIIEQVKLKDKFIHPKTKKHSLCYSIVYRHLERTLTQAEVNKIHKQIENAVVKNYNVVIR, encoded by the exons ATGACCAAACTACTATTTCGAACGAACCGGGCGATCGCCATACAGGTTTTGTCTCGATACAAGTCAAATGCTGCCCCGCTAACACTAACAACAGTGAGAATAAGAGATAAAGATCATATTACAGACGAATACACGAACGTAACTCCTAAAATACTATCTTATTTGGGTCGCAATCTACATCTTCAAAAAGGAAATCCTTTATCAATCGTGCGACAGCGAATCGTGGAATATTTTTATCGCAGGTTTACTCACAGAGGTAAACCGACATTCAGTGTATACGACAACTTATTGCCCGTAGTCAGTACAAAACAGAACTTTGATGACCTTCTAATACCGAATGATCACCCAAGTAGATTGAAGTCAGATTGCTATTACATAAACAGAGATACTTTATTGCGAGCACATATGACTGCACATCAAACCGAACTATTAAGATCTGGCTTAGATAATTTTTTGATGATCGGCGATGTGTACAGGAGAGATGAAATTGACTCTACACATTTTCCAATTTTCCATCAG GTAGATGCAGTGAGATCACAGCGAAAAGAGGAGTTGTTTTGTGATAAACCAGATCTAGAAATTTTTGAGCCAGAATTTGATTCAAGTAATCCTAATGCATTAAAAAATTCCATAATGGATCCAATGAAACAAAGTTGCCATACGCTGGAAGCCACAAAGTTAATGGAAtcacaattaaaaaatcatcTTATAGGTCTATGCAAGGCTTTATTCGGGGAAAATATTAAGCACAGATGGGTGGAAGCTTATTTTCCATTCACTCATCCATCATGGGAGCTGgaaatatattatgaaaataaatggtTGGAGGTACTTGGCTGTGGTATAGTGAGGAATGAAATATTGGCCAATATTGGTCCAAATAATTCAATTGCATACGCTTTTGGTTTAGGATTAGAAAGACTTGCTATGGCTATGTACAAAATACCAGATATAAGGCTGATGTGGAGTACAGATTCAGGATTTTTGAATCaatttcaaattgaaaatatcaACGCTAATATTACATATAAGCCAGTATCTGTGTACCCTCAGTGTACGAATGATATCTCATTTTGGCTACCGGAAACTCTTACAGTTGACACATTTACAAATAATGATTTTTATGATCTAGTCCGGGATGTTGGAGGTGACATAATTGAAcag GTGAAATTAAAGGACAAGTTTATACATCCGAAGACCAAGAAGCATAGTCTTTGTTACAGCATTGTgtatagacatctagaacgtactCTTACACAAGCTGAGGTAAACAAAATTCATAAACAAATAGAAAATGCAGTGgtcaaaaattataatgtagtcATAAGatag
- the LOC100529218 gene encoding endonuclease G, mitochondrial, whose translation MIRKKVFHLAQLSAIGLTGYYIGQCNGKNTTQDCIEVDGKLLTSLPALPVFGTVSAAVPYTESGGSKDTTRVSQIMKYGFPGLDNIRSYDDYVLSYDRRTRVPHWVFEHLTKAHIAKNDQVDRSKCDFMPDESIHPFFRSLNSDYKGSGFDRGHMAAAGNHRLAQKHVEQTFYLTNMAPQVGEGFNRHAWNRLEKHVRKLTKLYDHVYCCTGPLYLPRKESDGKSYVRYQVIGANTVAVPTHFYKVVVGEAPDGTLDMEAYVMPNQKIPDETPVSSFMVPPETIERAAGLLFFDKIHRSKLSRINGKKV comes from the exons ATGATTCGTAAAAAAGTGTTTCATTTAGCTCAATTAAGTGCTATCGGCTTGACTGGATATTATATAGGACAATGCAATGGTAAAAATACTACTCAAGATTGTATAGAGGTCGATGGTAAACTCCTGACGAGCTTACCAGCATTGCCTGTGTTCGGAACTGTGTCTGCCGCCGTGCCATACACTGAAAGTGGTGGTTCGAAGGACACAACTAGG GTATCTCAAATAATGAAATATGGCTTCCCCGGCCTCGACAATATTCGTTCATATGATGATTATGTGTTGTCTTACGACCGTCGCACCAGGGTACCACACTGGGTTTTTGAACATCTAACAAAAGCACACATTGCCAAAAATGATCAGGTTGATAGGAGTAAATGTGACTTTATGCCTGATGAAAGTATACATCCATTCTTTag ATCTTTAAATAGTGACTACAAAGGATCTGGTTTTGATAGAGGTCATATGGCTGCGGCCGGAAACCACAGGCTCGCACAGAAACATGTCGAACAAACCTTTTACCTAACTAATATGGCTCCGCAG gttGGGGAAGGATTCAACAGACATGCTTGGAATAGACTTGAGAAACATGTTCGTAAATTAACCAAATTGTATGATCACGTATATTGTTGCACAGGACCATTGTATCTTCCGAG GAAAGAATCCGACGGTAAATCGTATGTTCGTTATCAAGTTATAGGAGCAAACACAGTGGCGGTACCAACTCATTTCTACAAGGTAGTCGTGGGCGAGGCTCCAGATGGTACACTGGATATGGAAGCCTATGTCATGCCCAACCAGAAGATACCTGATGAGACACCAGTGTCTTCTTTTATG gtGCCTCCAGAAACTATAGAAAGGGCGGCTGGATTGCTATTCTTCGACAAAATACATAGAAGTAAATTAAGCAGAATAAATGGGAAGAAAGTATGA